In Eulemur rufifrons isolate Redbay chromosome 2, OSU_ERuf_1, whole genome shotgun sequence, the sequence GGACACCATGCCTTTCTTTGATGTACAGAAAAGGCTGGGCCTTAACATGTATCATGGGCTGACAATCCAAAGTGCTGAACAGCCCTACAGGATTCCTGTTCGATGACATGCTTTTGAAACAGAATGAATAGAGTGTGCACACGGAATTAGTGGTATCCGGGCAGAGAAAGAGTACAAGACAAAATTTGATGATTTTGTTGAAAGTCTGCTTTGGCACAAAACAATGAGATGTGTGAGTACCATCAAGAAGCAGCAAGATAAGCTGATAAAGGAAGGGAAGTACACTCCTTCTCACCACCTGGGCAAGGGGGTGCCTAGGCCCTGAACAGAGCAGCAGCTGATGGCTGTAGGCTGATTTTCATGTTCTCCTCCACTGGAAAGATTGTTTACTGAAAACCTCTTTGTCAGTGTGTAAAAATAAAGGATTGCTCcatcctaaaaaaaaataaataaaagctaattgCCAGGGACTTTCCAAAAGTGATTAAAGATGTCAACTCACATATTTAACAAGTTCTGCAAATgtcaagcagaataaatacaaataaaaccataCTTGGTcatctaatattaaaataaatgaaaatgaaatacaaagcaAAAGTCTTGAGCCAGAGAAAAGAGA encodes:
- the LOC138375271 gene encoding LOW QUALITY PROTEIN: NADH dehydrogenase [ubiquinone] iron-sulfur protein 5-like (The sequence of the model RefSeq protein was modified relative to this genomic sequence to represent the inferred CDS: substituted 2 bases at 2 genomic stop codons), which translates into the protein MPFFDVQKRLGLNMYHGLTIQSAEQPYRIPVRXHAFETEXIECAHGISGIRAEKEYKTKFDDFVESLLWHKTMRCVSTIKKQQDKLIKEGKYTPSHHLGKGVPRP